The Fusarium fujikuroi IMI 58289 draft genome, chromosome FFUJ_chr01 sequence CTCATGCTCTCCGTTTTGGTATCTAATGCACTGCGATCCTCTCGTTTTCCTTGTCATGGTCCTCGCCATGGCCCTCAGCATGATCCTTGCCATTCCTGCCATTCTATGGTCTGACTGTAGACATCTTTCTCGCATTCTGTTGCATGAGAGCATCAGCCACCATGATCGCCGCCATTCCCTCGACGATAGGGACAGCACGAGGCACAACGCAGGGGTCGTGTCTTCCCTTAGCAGCGAGAACACCCTCGCCTGAGCCATCGTAGAGTGCTGTGATCTGATCCTGGCTGATGGTGGCAGGAGGCTTGAAAGCGactctgaagaagatgggcaTGCCATTGCTGATACCACCCTGGATACCGCCGGAATGATTCGTCTTTGTCTGGAGTCTAGAGCGAGGAATGCCTGTCCTCTGGGTGGCGGCATCGAGAGCAGGTGCTGGCACGAAAGGATCGTTATGCTTACTTCCGGTCATCTCGGCACCATGGAACCCGGAACCAACCTCAAATCCCTTGACAGCGGGAATAGACATCACGCCGTGGGCAAGACTGGCCTGGAGCTTGTCGAAGCAGGGCTCGCCAAGACCAGAGGGCACATTGCGGATAATGCAGGTGACAGTTCCACCAGTGCTGTCGTGCTCATCGCGAAGCTCTGCAATGCGAGCCTCCATAGCTCGGCCAATGGCGTCATCGGGGCATCGGACAGGAAGATTTTCGTCAACTTGTTCGCGGGTGAGAGTCTCGGCGAGACTGAGGAAGGCAGGATCGTTGCTCATGGCTTCTGTATCAGCAAAAAGCTTGATGGTTCCGACGGAGCTGACGAAGGCAACAATCTCAATGTTGTAAGTCTGCTTGAGCCACTTCTCggcaacagcaccagcggCAACTCGAGCAATAGTCTCGCGTGCAGAGCTGCGACCACCACCTGACGAGGCCTTAACCCCGTACTTTTCGAGGTAAGTCCAGTCTGCGTGGCTGGGACGGGGGTACATGTCGATGGTCTTATCACCGTAGTCCCTTGGTCGCTGATCCTCATTGGGGACGGTCAATAGAATCGGTGTTCCGAGAGTGACGCCATTTTCGGTTCCAGAGTTAATGGTGACGCGATCCTTCTCGTTACGAGGTGTGGTGATGGCCGATTGACCTGGTCGACGGCGGTTCAGCTGAGGCTGGATATCGGCCTCTGTGAGGTCGAGGCCAGGAGGGCAGCCATCGATGATACACGAGATAGCTCTTCCATGCGACTCGCCAGCACTGCAAGACAAAGAGATGGTTAGCTGTGTTTGTCTCTCGATGGTGGGGTAGAAGAGCCATGGAAAGGCGCGAAGAAATAGAACTTACGTCGTCACCCGGAAGATTTGCCCAATGCTGGACATGATGTAATGTGTTGATGattgtgttgatgatggggagagaTAATCCAATggttgatgagttggaagATGAAAGATGGCGGCCGTTGGAGAATGGAAGGGAAGACAATGAGGCTGTTCTTGGTCTGGAGGGGGCTCGTTCCTGCCGATTTCGGTCCAAAATTTTGTGCGTTTGGAAAGCGCGGGGGAGGGGCAACACGGTAGATGGATTGTGAGCGATCTGATTGGCCAGTCAAGATAGCCTCAGTTGATCAACTTCAGACGGATCTTTGCTATAAGAAATATCATGGAACTCTTGTAGAACAGACGCCAAGATATCAGATGAAAAACATGAGCTATCATATCACTTGGAAGGGCCATATTATATACATGTCATTAAGCGACATCGGGCCGCTGTTGCTGTGACTCAATTGATGTCCATCCATGCATCTCGTCTGATTCCATAAAGTCTGGATAATCGCTCTTCCGCTGTAGATTCAGAGCCAATAGCTACCTGCTCCAGGGgctcagggagcaagaaaatagcAGTCCTTGAtttagggtgtcaaaataaacttagcaaagagtcccctaaacttaggctagatttacctaagcatttttatcgcttagggtTAAGGTCCCAAGTTTTCCTTCATCCTACCTAGCCAGAGCCCAAGCATTCTCCATCTCAACGGATACAAAACGTCATGTCAAAGCAAATCTCGATTCAGATTATCAATCAATTCCTTTCTTCACTCGGTACTTTCCTTTTTCTGCAAGGCACAGCGCTCTCACTGGCTTGGATGTTTCCCGAACCCGCACCCGCTACCGTCCGTTGCGGAACTGAAACTGCCCCTAAAGTTTACAGGGCTTTCAGCGCCCTATTTCCGGTCCGCGGCGGGGTCAACTTCAATTGGGGTTTTCCGTCTCCGAGGCTGAGAACAACCAAACGTTTGTTTCCTCAACTCTTTTGCTCATTGGATACATTAGCTTCAACGACGAGTCTCATCCATTGCCTTGGATAATACCGTATTTCCGGTCCAATTGCATGTCCATCTGTGGCTTTGTCTCACTAATTCTCAAATTCTATTCTGATATTAACTCTTGTCATCATGATGCAGCCCAATCGCTCGTTTTTAGGCTCAACGCCTCGAAACATATCACGACATTTCCCCTCATTATCAGCCATATCAAGACGCCAATTCACCGGTGCAGCATCTCATTCATCCAATAAGATCCAAGTATACACTTCAACTTCTCGTGATCCCTTCCTGAACCTCTCTGTTGagcaccatcttctccagaAGACGCCCCCAGAGTCAACCATACTCTTCCTCTACACCAATGACCCCTGTATTGTCTTTGGTCGAAACCAAAATCCATGGATGGAAGTGAATCTTCGAATACTGGCCCAGTTCCGTGATGATCCTACAAGCGTAGGTTGGACTGGTGGGCCAGTCCAGCTTGTCCGTCGTCGTTCAGGGGGAGGCGCTGTTTTTCACGATGAAGGAAATGTCAACTTTAGCGTCATTTGCCCTCCTGCAGTATTCGACCGGAACAAGCACGCCGAGATGGTTGTAAGAGCTCTATCCTCTCTTGGAAAGCCAAATACGCGTGTCAATGAGCGACATGACATCGTTATAGATATCCCTGATGACCCGATCGGCACCTACAAAATCTCAGGGTCCGCGTATAAACTCACTCGTCTTCGGTCTCTTCACCACGGAACATGCCTCCTACGCAGCCCAAACCTGAACAATATCTCAGGGATGTTGCGTTCGCCAGCTGAGTCGTATATCAAGACTCGTGGCGTCGACAGTGTCCGCAGCCCTGTCCGCAATGTCGGCATCGAGAATGCTGCTTTCGAGGCTGCCGTTGTGGAACAGTTTGCAAGCATATACGGCAAATTCGATGTCCAGGAGGTCGTCAGTGACAAGGTACTTGAGACGGATAGCATCAGCAAAGGGTATGAGGAACTACAGTCGCGGGACTGGATCTATGGACAGACACCTAAATTCACCTTCTCAACTTTCCCCTACGAGGAGGACCCTCGAGAGCGTCCTCAACTGGACTTTGACGTGAGTGACATACCGCTTGGCAGAGGCATATGGCAAATCAACTGACGGGGACATAGACCAAGCTTCGTTTCGAGGCTAGACACGGTGTCATAGACAAATTCACAGCCGAAGGCCCATCATCTCCCACCTCAGAAAACGGTCTGTCAGCActcacatcatcatccatctaCAACGTCTCCAGCTGGGGCGCACAGCTTTCCCAAGCTGGTATGGCCGATGGCGATGCGGCAAAGGTCGGGCCATGGATGGACGATATCTTGGGAGTCGACTTCACGAAACCTCAACAATAATGCCGCCATTCTCTGAATGGGCTGCAACATGATACACGCAATGTCAGAGAGGTCAATACGCTCAATCTCTTCGGTGCTGTCCGTCTCTTTCATACACCACCTCATACTCCGGGCATTCCATTATTTTGCCCGGTCCTCATGTCATGTCTCACTCACAACGCGAAGGCGAATCCGAATAGACCCGGTAACTGCCTAGCCAATTGGTAATGGTTAGCATGTGAACTTGGCACACCATAGTGGGAATGGCCACACACCTTTCGGAGCAGAAGAGAGCAAGGCTGGCTGAGCCTCGCACGCGTCGCGTTCAATCAAGATGTA is a genomic window containing:
- a CDS encoding related to lipoyltransferase — protein: MMQPNRSFLGSTPRNISRHFPSLSAISRRQFTGAASHSSNKIQVYTSTSRDPFLNLSVEHHLLQKTPPESTILFLYTNDPCIVFGRNQNPWMEVNLRILAQFRDDPTSVGWTGGPVQLVRRRSGGGAVFHDEGNVNFSVICPPAVFDRNKHAEMVVRALSSLGKPNTRVNERHDIVIDIPDDPIGTYKISGSAYKLTRLRSLHHGTCLLRSPNLNNISGMLRSPAESYIKTRGVDSVRSPVRNVGIENAAFEAAVVEQFASIYGKFDVQEVVSDKVLETDSISKGYEELQSRDWIYGQTPKFTFSTFPYEEDPRERPQLDFDTKLRFEARHGVIDKFTAEGPSSPTSENGLSALTSSSIYNVSSWGAQLSQAGMADGDAAKVGPWMDDILGVDFTKPQQ
- a CDS encoding probable chorismate synthase/flavin reductase, NADPH-dependent; amino-acid sequence: MSSIGQIFRVTTAGESHGRAISCIIDGCPPGLDLTEADIQPQLNRRRPGQSAITTPRNEKDRVTINSGTENGVTLGTPILLTVPNEDQRPRDYGDKTIDMYPRPSHADWTYLEKYGVKASSGGGRSSARETIARVAAGAVAEKWLKQTYNIEIVAFVSSVGTIKLFADTEAMSNDPAFLSLAETLTREQVDENLPVRCPDDAIGRAMEARIAELRDEHDSTGGTVTCIIRNVPSGLGEPCFDKLQASLAHGVMSIPAVKGFEVGSGFHGAEMTGSKHNDPFVPAPALDAATQRTGIPRSRLQTKTNHSGGIQGGISNGMPIFFRVAFKPPATISQDQITALYDGSGEGVLAAKGRHDPCVVPRAVPIVEGMAAIMVADALMQQNARKMSTVRP